One Argentina anserina chromosome 6, drPotAnse1.1, whole genome shotgun sequence genomic window, AGGACCAAGTTAAAATTTTGAGCAGATAATTTTTATTATAATGATAAGTATTCAATTAATTTACTTCCCCCCTAAACCCCTGCCATCCGATCGTTCAGATTCAAATAATGCTACATCTTTGTTGATGTGATGCAATCTGTTATGTTTATTCTCCCTCAAAGCCACTTTCAGCACAATTCGTCACTTCATGAGACAAGCTGTTTTAACTTATGTCCATTTTGTGAAATACTGTAGTGGTCACAAATTCACTATCGGTCACGCCTTCAGTCTTTCTACGTACTCTTAGTATAACAAATGAAAAAGCGATTGCAaatcttaataaataaatgtgGTAAAAAGTTCGTACGTACGAGGATGTGAATATGAATCTCAAGGTGAATCTACCTTTCACCAATCTACTGCATGGAAGATTGTGGTGTCTGATGTTATGCATAGTATCCTGACTATCCTCCAATCGTCCCAGTTGATGGTTATCCACACGTTCAGAGTTGAATATGATTATTCCGGGGAACAAGGACATTTAATTAGCATGTAACTACCAACAGATTGTCGTCTTATTGAatccaaaatacccctatcctCGCCTCTAATCACATCATAGTGATACATACACACTACTTGTTCCTTTCAAACCACTTAATTCGCAATTAGGTTATCATGGTCAACTTAGGGCACCCAGCATTTTTCATTTGTCCAATCCAATAGCGATAAGATTTATTAAACTATCAAGTTAGGGCTGCGATAGTATTGATTGCACAACAACTTGAGGCTTTTAAAACAAGTAAATATAACTTATTTGCtcataattataattaaaaacCCTAAGGTAGACAAAGCCAGGTAACACCCAGTGGGGTGACGATGGCGGTGACATAATCGGGATGACGTCAATTACCTCGCCATCGATGTAGTCCGGCTTGGAGGCCAATCCAGCCTTTGGTGTGATACAACCGCGCCATACTGTGCGGTCAAGATGAATTTTCCCCCAAGCTTCTAGTCATCTTCCCTCCCCAGCAATCCCATAACCTCTTTGCGCACCTATATAAAAAGAGGTCATTAGGGACTCTTGACTCTATAAATCTAATCCACACACAGAGAGACTCATATACCGTACGATCGATACTTATTTTTCCACATATAAACATTCTTAACACTCTCAGAAGCTCATCAGAAATGGAGTGGACTTGGCAGGAGAGTGTGTCGTCGAACCGGCAGAGAGTGTTGGAGGAGCTGGTTCATGGCCGGGAGATGGCGAATCAGCTTCGGGGGGCTCTCGGTGGTGACGTCAGATCGGCGGAGGGTATTGTGACGAAGATCTTGGGGTCTTTCACAAACACCCTTCTTATCTTGAACGGAAGTCAAGAGGCTAAGGAGGAGCTCACTTCTCAGGTTCAAGCCAATAGTAATACTAGTGCTGTTACTGCCTCTGCTTCTGGCTCTGGTTCTGGTACTGGTTCTGTGATTGCTGGCGCCGATTCATCGTCTTGGGATGTAGTTCGTGACGATGCTATGAAGTCCGAGGATTCAAATGAAGAAAGCTGCAAGAGTACGGATCGCAGAGGTTCCTACAAGAGAaggtaattaaaaaaaaaacttttacgAGTTAAATTAATTATGTTGTTGATACATATTACTCTAAGGACCAAAATATAGTAATTAATTTTGTGCTTAACATATGATTCATTATTCGGATCCGGAGCATATAATTAACGTACTTCAAAATTATCTTGTTTCATTTTTGCGGTTATTTATATGCGATTGAATGGTTGTTGGTTCTTGATTATGTGATGTTTGTCGTATCTTTCAACAACTGACTGTTCATAGTTACATTTTCAAGACAAAATTTAAGTAAATCACTTTCTTTGTTATCTATTTATATGAGATTAAATGGTTATTGGTTATTAAATTACGTAATCTTTGTCGTATCTTTCAATAACTGACAGTTCATCGTTACAATCTTTTAAGATAAAATTTAAGTATATGAGTATAACAACATCAACTTGTTTTGAGAATTACCACATCTGCTTCATTTGTTAGCTAGATAATCTTAATTTCacctaagaaacaaaatgtacaTGCATATTCATTTTATTGGGTCGCATAAAGTATTCTTGCTTTTACTTTCTAACTTTATGTTCATTAAGTATAATTACTCTTAATTTAACTAATTGTCAATTGTAACCTGCAGGAAAACTTCACATTCATGGACCAAAGACACACTGGATTTAGTGGACGATGGTCATGCATGGAGAAAATACGGACAAAAGATGATCCTAGGTTCTGGACATCCAAGGTATACAAACGAAATGCTACTGCaatatcaatttttctttcttattatcGTAGATCATATGTATATGTACTGAAACACTCATCTGTAAAGCTGACTTAAGTTGTACTCTATGTGTAGAAACTACTTTAGGTGCACTCATAAGTTTGATCAAGGCTGCAAAGCAATTAAACATGTGCAGAGGATTCAAGATGAGCCCCAACTCTATCGGACCACATACTATGGCAATCACACATGCACTGACTATCTCAGAACTCCTCACGAGCTCATCTTAGATTGTTCAAATCGTCAAGAGTCTTCCCAGAATATGATCAGGTTCGACAACACAAACAACGCCTCGACCTGCAAACAAGAGCATCCCTTTTTCTCAACCTTCACATCGATCGAAAAAGAGAGCGTCAAGGTAGAACAGATGACCAAAATAGTTAGCGATCATGATCATCACATCACCCACCACAACCAATCATTGTCGTTGTGTGATTATCTCACGTCGCCGGGTCTAGGGATGTTTGAGTCATTCGAGCCGATCAGTGGGTTATCATCGACAATTGCGTATGATGATGACATGACTTCTTCCATAATGGTGGCGGGATACTTTGAAGCTTTTGATCATGAAATAGATTTTCCATTTAAATTTTGATGAAGCAATTTTCCTTATGTAATCTGTGCGTAGGGAATTTTCAGTTAATGTTGAAGTAAAATTAGTTGTTTTCTCAGTGTAAGATATTCTGTGGCTGTGGGATCATTTCGATCAATATAGTAGCAactatttatcttttcttacTAAGTAATTCATACAAGATCGACCTTCTAGCTTacagtgaattttttttcgtgAACTCGTGTACTTGAATGATGTCTAGTTTTTCTGTTTCCTACAAAACTGAAAGTTCTTGGCCTCTTGGGGATTTATAATTCTCTTCATCCAATTTCCAATAACATAGAGTAACCAATATTGGATAGTGTGTTTTCTTTGTACAAATTTTCTGCTTCATTTCATATCATACAACGGAATCTCACGAGTTAATTAATCTTATCGACGaactcaaaataaataaaaactatgACGAATTGATGACAGTTAAAGACATCTCCAACTCTAGGCTTAAAATGCAATTtacattcttttttttaagggattcaatttttttatttgatcacCCAAACCTACTACGTACTATACTTTATAGGGTTTCCATCCCAATAAAAACCCATGAATACAAAATTAAACTTACTTTTAGTTTTAAATCATTTTATATCATGATTGGTTAAATCAAAACATGATGATTGTTAACTACGACGTTGGCTAAAATCAATTTTGACTAACTTGCATTCTGGTTGGAGATAAATCAAGATTTtgctaaaaatatattttttggaaatagggaagaaattatatttattaataaaaaagtATATAGAGTGATGCAAAAATAttgaataaaataataaaaaatattgagATGCACAAACGCATATAAGGTAACTGAGAGAGCAATAATCTGTAACTAAATGCACAAACGTATCAAGGAGTAAAAGTAACTGGGTAACCATGTAACCTGATGCACTCAAGCATCGCTGCATTGCATATGTCACAAAAGTAGCGTAAAAAGGAGAGTAACTGTAACTGTAACTGTAATTGTAACCAAGGAGATTGAGAACCACCAAGAGCGACATAAACTCATGTATTAGCAATCGACCTATCAAGAACCAGAACTAGAACCAATCCCAGAATAATATGAGCTATTTCGGACGCATGATCTGACTACTAGTGCGCCTCGAGTCCCAAATACGGATCCAAATTTATCTCGAAATCAGATGCTCCACAATATGAAGCCAGTCCCTACCGGATAGCATCGGAGAACTCCACCGCAGACGAAGTGGCAGTTAAGATCCACATATCGGATCCGGAAATCACCTCTCACGAGAGATCAACCCCGCCACTGATCTCCTCTAATGGTGCGGGTTCAACGCTGACCTGGATCCCAAACCTAGATCCAAGTTCTCCAATCCGGCCAACACCCGACCCGAGGCTGTAAAGACCTTTGTTGACAAGAATGAACTTGAATTTTCAGATCCGACACCTGACATGTCTCCTCGTGGCAACACCCCAAAAGACACCGGAAGCCTACACTCACCTGTTGAAAATAGGGAAAACATGACCTCGAAGAGGGCAATCTAAAGGCTACACAAGGGATGGAGATGACATCAAAGGCCGGGGTGCTCgacaagcaaaaccctagATTTAGGGTTAGCCGTCGCAGGCGCAAGGGGAGCGCCACTCTCATTTTCTCGACCTAATTTTTGCTATACTAAAAAAATGTTAGTTATGGATTGTAGGTTGGAAATGCCCGTAAATCTTACCGTTTCCATGCACGCGATAATACATTTAAACTGTTATCAACGTTGCACTAACTAAAATTGGTGAGTAGGAAAATCAATTTAGTTTGATTTTCTTATCAAGTTCCAGACACATGAACTGGCCTTAGTTTTTGTAAGAGCATATTCTTTGCTGCTTTAGCATCAACCAAAGTTACTTAATCGTGTAGGATCTATTCATCAACCTATGAACATTGGGATAAACTTCGAGTTCCTATTGTACCTTGCTTTCTCTAGCTCTTTGCGCTCTGACACTACTAGCAAAATGAATGCTCACACTGATTTTAATCAGTGTGAAATAAGAGCATTTCACACTGATATTTGTGTGAACAAGCTAATAGTCACAGTGCGCATACAGATTGGTTATCTGTGCGGTTTGGAAGGGGGGTTAATACTCTTATCACACAGATTATATAGATCGTGTGAGTTGTGAGTGCGGGTCCCATTgttttttataaatataacTTGATAAGATTTGTGTCCTTAGCGTTTAAATTCACACAGTTGTGTGTGAGGAATTGAAAATACTATATATGGATTTCAGTGGGTGTAGGTcaatttgttttaaaaaaaaatattctgcaaattattttacaaatatacttttttttctaaatcatTTAAACAATATTTAAATCTTTCCAACCCAATGAAGTTACACACAATAGTTACATGTTAATCCAATGAAGCATTAATTTTTGCAGCTCTAGCACGTTTCAAAAATGTGTTGATCTGCAAAAGCATTGATGaaacataaatttaaaaaacaatTTAAGGCAATAATAACACGAGTAATGAAATTAAAAGGGCTATGCTTTTGTGAAGGAGTTCAATTACCTTAGACCACAACTGGTGAAAAGACTGATAGTAATTTTGGTTGACAAAGATTTGCTTTTATGGAGAGTTCATGTGCCTTAGACCAAAATCTCACATTCACCTCTGTTTGTTGCTTTTGCAATTCATTAAGTCACAagaaccaaaaccaaaaccaaagttAGTTCAACGAGGATCAACTAAGCAAGGAGATTGTGTACATAGTCataatatcaaaatatatcttTCTAATTATAACTGAGCACTTTGGCTTTAATATATCTATTGACTGAACCTTTCTAGCTTCTTTGAGTACTTAACGGCAAACACTTGGCATAAACACGGTTTACATCCCCGAAAATTCATAGGAAAAATCGATAACTTGTTTTGACCACCCAAAAGCTTCAGTATTTAACAAATACTGGTACTCTATAGATTGGGTACCAAAAAATATTGAGTTTCCATCAAAAGCAGTAGAGGATGAGAAGAGGGAATATGTTGATGAATAAAAGGAAGAACAAACCTTAGCCGCAAGCCACAACTGTTAACTCTTAAGAGATTGTGCCTACCCAATCTATGGAAGAACAAATCTCCAACATCATATCCACCATAAGCATTGACTTCATGAACACATTCTTCTTTACCCAGCCTCTTTGCGATCTGGATACCATTTTGTTGTTCTCAATCTAGTCGATCGATCCGGAGAGAGAGATCTGGGGTTGGGGGAAGACTGAGGTTGTTTGAGAATAATAGAAGAATTAGCTGAGGCAGCATATAAGAGGAAGAGGTACGAGAGATAGAGCATTAAGTTTAGTTTAGAGTTTTGGTTGTTGGAGTGAATTAAACCtctattaaattaattaaattactaCACAAAACCGTgttaaatacatttataacaTACTGATGTATGTTTGCACTTTTCTTACTGATATCTGTGTGTTAATATTACATGGATATCTGTGTAGACATTTAGTTTACACTGATATCTATACCAGTATCTAATGGTCACAGAAGTCTGTCGCTATATATACCCACCGAATTCTGTGTGATTTGGATTTTCCATGGACAACCGTGtaagaataaaataaaatattatagcTTTATACGATAAAATACTATAGCTCTTATTTCACACTGATTTTCGTATTATTTAACCTTTGGTAGACCCATGTATGTATATTCcacacatataattatatgagCTAGTATTTTCCACGGATTTATAACAACCAGTGTGTGAAAAATCAGTGGGAAAGCTCATTTTGCTAGTAGTGTGAAACAATTTTTAAAACTACAATTTCATCACACTACAAAAAAACATGAGTATTAAGCACATTTATATGTGCAAGCCACATTTGCATGGaatttgtgagattttggAGTTGGCCACACCGCCAACATCCACACTTGACCCACATATAAATGTGCTTAATACTCATGTTTTTTTGTAGTGTCACCACCGTTTCTTTACTCGATCTGTATGCCTTTTTTGATCAGTTTGTTTCATTTGTACCGCTTCTGAGTTGGGCATACAGAAGGTTGGTTTGCAATATAATATACACGTTCACAaaattcttttaatttgaaaagaGTTAGGGTGTATGATTGTAATGTGATCCTTTTGTATGGAACCAGTTGCAAATTAATATGATAACATGCAGTAATTTGGACAAAAAAGTAACATGATTCAGCACGTCACGCTTGATAGTTATATTCCTGTTTCGTCCGGATTAACCTTAAACAAAGGCAACTGGATCTGATTCCTCGATTTTACTACACCTTGCAAGAACAAACTAACATAGAGGATTAGGCATAGAAGACTTCTTTGGTATATATTTCGCATATATATTCGCATGTGTTATATAACACCTGCCTTGTGACGTTTAAATATGCATGCCTATAGGCTTTACAGATACTCAtgctaaaattatatatacatccaTAAGGTTTGTCTGACCTTTTGCCTTTGGACGTTCTATATGCAATTTGATAAAGTTAAAAATATGTCAAATTAAGCAACCGATTTTGAATAATTCATAGGCCGGACCAAATGCATGATTGGTTCTATGTACGTAGTGGACATAAAATTAAGGTCAAGTTGTCTTGATTgaatatgaattaattaattgaaaaCATGTTGACCTAATTAATTGGGAACCAATCTAGGTTTGTGATTACTTTCCTTATTAGGATGAAGTCTAATGAGATTACTAGTTGAAAGATAGCTGCTGATGAACAACACAAATGACATTGAAAGATGAAACCGCAGTGACGGGAATACATATGGCTCATTGCATATATAGTTGCATACTTGGAATACAGGAACTGCATGAGGAAGGGAGTTTTGTGGGAAAGAAGGAAACCGTTGAGAATGAAGATGGATCTatgcataaatataatattattgtCTGGTTTTAGTAGGTTTTATGAAATCATTTCAAGGTACGGCTCAGCTGCTACGGCAGTATACATGCAACTATGATCTACAATAATCTATATCGATCCCTTTCCAATTTCCAGGTTGATTTTTCTTCGCGACTTGAAGTGAAAGAAAGACGAGTGAAATGAAGGACGCGTGGAACGGACCTCTCACCATCAAACTAGCACTCGTGGACTCCAAATTTAAGGCGGGGGGAGGAAACTTGTTGCCACCGGTGCATGTGAAAGCGAATAAAACGATAACAGGTTACACTGAACAAGGTcgatatcaaattaaatatgAATCGTCGTTGTTAAAGCCTCGTGCTAGTGAGCACGAAATTAAGATAGACCAGGGGAAGAAGAACAGGACCCATTGCCTTTATGCTTCTGGACAAAGCTGATCGATGGGAAATCCAGCAGTCCAAGTTCCATGCATCCTTCGTAAAAGATAGGGTTCGATCTCTTATCAATTTTGGGTTTGTCGTGGCGATTGTATCCATCTGCTTCTGTGAGGGTGACTGGTACATGCAACAACCTTCATTGATTACGATATAGATCTTGACTGCAGGTAATATCACTACCCGTTGAAGAAAAGACCAAAGCAAGGCCTCTGTTGGTTGCTAAACTTTATTTTCCAATAATTCTTAGTTTCTACGGAGTATTCGGTGCACTGTGGGTAAACAGACGACCAAATGTGGAttgttaaaagttaaaactaaTGAATTTAAGATACAAACATGAtggtaaaaatatattaatagtTAAGATTGTATCATGTAATTATACGCCgtgtatataaaaaaattcaagagTTCTTATACCGTGATTGATTGTACCGGTCATTCTGGTCCTCCTGTGGTATTTTGTGGTATcttctattttgtttttttttctttgtcattGAAACAACTTCATAGAGGTAGCCAAGTAAGCAAAGGGGCAAAGGGTGgaacaaattagaaaatacCAATACCAAAGGGGCAGGGTTTATCCGGGTTGGAGTCTACTAGTGTGGAGTTAGGACCGCGAGCTTGCTCGGGTTATGTCGACCCGTATGGTTGGGCTTAGAGATTTTGGGCCAATTTTAGCAAGAATACAGTGTTTATTCATAAGTCTGTTGTCATTGATATATAGTTAAATTACTATTCTCTGCATTTTGATTAGCATGTATGCGTTCAGTAGTGTTCCACTGTTCCACACATGATGCATCTGCTGTCACTCAGTGGAGTACTGATTTGTTTACTTACGTACACTactgttttaattaaacactAGTCCTTGCTCACTGGATTTTACTTCAAAGTTTGTCAATTTGATTCATCGACTCATATTCCTTAATTTTTCTTATCGTTCTTGTATTCTTCTAATTTATGTTTATTACAAAATGggaaaataaaatgatggttGGGGAGAGGGCATTAAGGTGGCCGGTGCTGTTGTAATTGAGAATTCTTTGAACACCTAATTGCCCATATCTCATGAGTCATAACGCGGATGCAATTGAACACAACTTACACAAGTAATTAACTTATTTTGTCTAGCTAGTAGTTGCTTCTTTTCGTTGCTATTGATCAACAAACGACTTGCTGGCATCACAGTCTTCTACTGAGACTTTGCTTATTGCCTTTTGCTAGCTTCTCAGCAAAATCAAGCCCATAAAGCCCCCAAACCAATGCTATCGATGACAAACATACCGGTATCGGACCGATCATCCACATCAGCATCGGAAAAGTGATGCACAACATTCTGTTGCTTATAAGAGCCAAAACAAAACCTTTCTCAAATATGCTTCGTGTGTGTTCTGAAGACAAGGATGATAATTCGTGATCACAGGAGGCATTAATCAAGAAATTGGCATCAATCAAGAATGCAATTGCCAATGAACTGCAGAGGAAACTAATTGACAGAGCCAGTGCTGCTGAGCCATACTTTACAGAATATATCCTAGAGGATTGTGACCCGAAAATCGCACTACTGAAGATATGAGATGCACTGTAGGCGTTGTTGATTAGAGCCGCCAATGCAACCAAAACCAGAATTGTTATGGAAGCTGTGAGCGTGGTCGCCATCAGAGTGTTTCTCAAGCTTTGGACAGCTAACATTCCCATCTTATCTTCATCACCCTGCATGGTTAAAATCATATGTATAAGAACAATATCCGCCACTAAAAGATGATCGAAAACCTACTTGTCTATGTATGAAATTATTTTTCTCCGATCAAATGCAGTTGGGACTGCGGAGAGATCCAATTTATCTGGTGATGACCAAAAGAATTAGATTCCAGAATAGTTGATCGAGGTCAGTTTTCGTAGCAACTGCACAAGCTAGCTAGTCAGATTTCTAAAAATGCGTATAAGAGCATGCATGTGCAATGTGTAGGTTAAAAATTAACTTGTTCACAGAAATTAAGGGAGATACGTACACTATAAGTAAGTAAAAACAAGTCATTACGTGAGAATGCCCTTAATCTTAATCTTGGTGCTCTTAATCTACGAAGAAACATGCATGTATCGGTTTATCATTAAGACATTTCTTAATTCTGCACCTTTTTGTACCAGTGTTATATAATTAACCAGTTGAAAAACTAAAATGCTAACAAGGATAAGTAGTTCCAGTTGAAAGTTTAGCTTACCCCTTTGATATCTCGAAACCAGGCTCTCCTCTTCAGCATGTTGATTCCAATGGTAGTATGAGAGGGTTTGTTCTTGAAGCTATGCCACAGATAAGCATGATAACCCACCGTAAGCAAGAGACTAATCGGGACCAATATGGTGTCTAGATAAACAATCATCTTAATTTGAGATCAGAATATATTGGAGATGGTTCTGTAGCCAGAGGAACCCTACATATTTATCGTCAATAGACGATGGTAGTGGAGTGTACGTCACATTGTCACAAGCAGATGTGGTTTCATTCATGATTGCAATTGGTTGGTAGAGTTGTGGAATGCATATAATGGACATTGAAGATTAAAGTCGGGTTTGGATCGGATGAATATGAAAAGCCTTAGCATTGGCTTGAGTGGTCTATCCACTAAATTCTAATTGGACTATTCGATCGTGTAATTGCTTCAGtactattttaattgtttcaaATTGTCGTGATCGATTCAGCTTTGCCAGAAAATTCGTATTATTCTATCAGCAGCATAAAGGCATGCCCcttcatcaaaaaaaaaaacataaaggcATGATGGTCATGT contains:
- the LOC126800267 gene encoding uncharacterized protein LOC126800267; translation: MIVYLDTILVPISLLLTVGYHAYLWHSFKNKPSHTTIGINMLKRRAWFRDIKGGDEDKMGMLAVQSLRNTLMATTLTASITILVLVALAALINNAYSASHIFSSAIFGSQSSRIYSVKYGSAALALSISFLCSSLAIAFLIDANFLINASCDHELSSLSSEHTRSIFEKGFVLALISNRMLCITFPMLMWMIGPIPVCLSSIALVWGLYGLDFAEKLAKGNKQSLSRRL
- the LOC126800256 gene encoding probable WRKY transcription factor 70 encodes the protein MEWTWQESVSSNRQRVLEELVHGREMANQLRGALGGDVRSAEGIVTKILGSFTNTLLILNGSQEAKEELTSQVQANSNTSAVTASASGSGSGTGSVIAGADSSSWDVVRDDAMKSEDSNEESCKSTDRRGSYKRRKTSHSWTKDTLDLVDDGHAWRKYGQKMILGSGHPRNYFRCTHKFDQGCKAIKHVQRIQDEPQLYRTTYYGNHTCTDYLRTPHELILDCSNRQESSQNMIRFDNTNNASTCKQEHPFFSTFTSIEKESVKVEQMTKIVSDHDHHITHHNQSLSLCDYLTSPGLGMFESFEPISGLSSTIAYDDDMTSSIMVAGYFEAFDHEIDFPFKF